A window of the Bombina bombina isolate aBomBom1 chromosome 3, aBomBom1.pri, whole genome shotgun sequence genome harbors these coding sequences:
- the C3H11orf87 gene encoding uncharacterized protein C11orf87 homolog: MSTEISKHLRLLLPPCILNRTSTSNSTSCFTEVEPLFQSFSSTMVLIVLATVIFCLVVLSLSTFHMHKSKMKKRKIEKAQEEYEKDHCSPKAERGSLYGREMNQASGAQDSACCTSPTIQRKEQITLNLDTRISEESLQADSPLDRATGELVHSMVLS, translated from the coding sequence ATGAGTACCGAGATTTCTAAGCATTTGAGGCTTTTATTGCCACCTTGCATATTAAACAGGACCTCGACATCCAATAGCACCAGCTGTTTTACTGAAGTGGAACCTTTGTTTCAGTCTTTTTCTTCTACTATGGTTTTAATAGTCCTGGCCACTGTCATCTTTTGTTTAGTTGTCCTCTCACTTAGTACTTTCCATATGCACAAGAGCAAGATGAAGAAACGTAAAATAGAAAAAGCCCAGGAGGAATATGAGAAAGACCACTGCAGTCCTAAAGCAGAAAGAGGTAGTTTATATGGAAGGGAGATGAATCAGGCGAGTGGGGCTCAAGACAGTGCCTGCTGCACCTCTCCTACCATACAAAGGAAAGAACAAATCACTCTAAATCTGGATACCAGGATTAGTGAGGAATCACTACAGGCAGATTCCCCTTTGGACAGGGCTACAGGGGAACTGGTGCATTCTATGGTCTTGTCATGA